The genomic region atagtatatataaatatatatatatatacatatatatatatataatatatatatatatatatatatattttataaaaatatatataatatatatatataataataaattttatatattaaaataaatatatatatatataatgctctgtaaacatacatgtgtatatataaatagatcatatatattatacatacatattatatcatatcatacatataaggatatatattgtgtatatatattttttcatatgtatatatacatatttatataaacatatatttatacatatatattgtattatataatattttatacatacatatatatggtattatatataatatatatatatatatatatataatatatatatatatatatatatatatatatatatatatatgtgtacatgaaataaacattatatgtatatatgtctataccatatatatatgatatacacaatatatgtatatatataaagaatattaatatatataggtaatacataaatgatacaaaatttatattgtgtatattacacacatttatatacatatatatacataaatatgtctaCAACATAACTGTCATTATGATTTGGAAGATATTCATCCCTCCAAAGTCAAAAAACCCCTAATATgagtaaatacatttaaaaaaattacctgtCATTCAGCAACTACATTCTAGACCACAAAAGTAAACATGAATTTGAAATACGTCTAAAGAAACACCTTTACTTACAAAtcttataaacaaacatacaaaatattttttcttttcttgagtcCCCTTACCtgttaatataaaacattttatacactATCATGTAAATGCATGAAATTTCCACCCATATTTGTAATAACAATTTATGCTAAAGATTACAAACTCTCCCTGTATGAAATGGCCAATGACCTCCATATCAGTGGCTATACTGGGGGAAAAATCGCAGCCTTTTGAATGCTATGAACATTAGCAGCGTATTTTGGGAAAGCCCTGGTCAGTGACAACAGAATATGCATATGGATAAAAAGTCAATGGAAactaaaatatttgttatatgtgAAACCCTTTTTGTACACTTGGTATTCTTCTTTCCAGAGGGAAAACAGGAATACGAAAATCCGAGGATATCTATATGGCTAAAAAACCTATATGGGTTCTACTCTGCATGCCTGCACACTATCGCTAAATCATTTTGTGTGAGGGAAACCTTACGTAAATCACTAAATCACTAAATCAATTTTTCTTGAGAGAAACCTCAGCTacattgtttctttgtgtgtactTTCTTGTGTTGTGCTAGAACATATTTTAAAGAGAAggctttattgcaaatctcacaggtatatggcttctcctttgtatgtactctcatgtgctttaCAAGACTACATTTCACAGTGAAGGACTTGTTGCAAATAttacagctgtatggtttctccttagtatgtactctcatgtgtaTCACTCTTGAACTAGTATGAGCAAAAGCCCTATTACAGATCTCACagatgtatggcttctcctttgtatgtactctcatgtgctttaCTAAACTCTTTTTCTGTGAGAAGGCTTgcttgcaaatttcacagctgtatggcctctcctttgtatgtactcttttGTGCTTCACTTGGTCACTCTTCCTTGAGAAAGCTTTGTTGCAAAATTCACAGccgtatggcttctcctttgtgtgtaCTCTCATATGAATCTTTATGTATGTCTTATTATCGAACGTCTTGCCACACACTTCACATGAAAAACACTTCAATTTCCTATCCACTTTTCCATGTGTAACCTCCTCATAAGTTTCCTTAAGTGGTGCCTCATCCCAATCTGACGAGCACCTGTTCCCACAATCCTCAGCCACTAATGGTCCTCCTGATGAAATATCGTTGCAATCCTCAGTAAAATCACATGAGCCTTTTTCATTTGCATCCTGCCTGAGGTCTTGAAGATCCTTGAAGAAAAGAAattcttctttcacttttactTCACTCACTTTATATTTTGCTTCATCTGCATAATCATACGGTTCTTCCTTAATTTCTAAATACATGTCTTCGGTGACACCTTCGTCGAGTTCTCTCTTGATACAGACTCCTGTGCCCAACATTTCCTCATC from Penaeus monodon isolate SGIC_2016 unplaced genomic scaffold, NSTDA_Pmon_1 PmonScaffold_553, whole genome shotgun sequence harbors:
- the LOC119571218 gene encoding zinc finger protein 189-like, with the protein product MYFLLDISHGDMIENGQIHLLYCEDIHSHSYLFYISHVVIHSVIFVLFTIHRTMMSILPDRIPLAQLSDEEMLGTGVCIKRELDEGVTEDMYLEIKEEPYDYADEAKYKVSEVKVKEEFLFFKDLQDLRQDANEKGSCDFTEDCNDISSGGPLVAEDCGNRCSSDWDEAPLKETYEEVTHGKVDRKLKCFSCEVCGKTFDNKTYIKIHMRVHTKEKPYGCEFCNKAFSRKSDQVKHKRVHTKERPYSCEICKQAFSQKKSLVKHMRVHTKEKPYICEICNRAFAHTSSRVIHMRVHTKEKPYSCNICNKSFTVKCSLVKHMRVHTKEKPYTCEICNKAFSLKYVLAQHKKVHTKKQCS